The Salvelinus fontinalis isolate EN_2023a chromosome 13, ASM2944872v1, whole genome shotgun sequence DNA segment TGACGAGTATGAAaacatgttaaaaaaaaatacatattttcctaaaaaatatataaattctgGGAGCTCTTTCACAACTctagaaaatgtattaaaaaggtGTCCTCCAATATTATATAGCCTATTCATCTTCTACTTTATAGGTATCCATAAGATGAATAAGGAAAATTTGACATTAAGGTGAATTATCACTTCACAACTATCAACGAGCATTTCACTACATCCCCAATAAATCTGCTAAATTTGCGTATGTGACcagtacaatttgatttgatctgagtGTTGATCCAACAGAGATGTTTCAACCACATAGTCTATGGTTTCAGCTAAACAGCTAAATGCTATTACAATTTTATTACTATTAATGCTGACAATACATAACTGATCCAAGGTTTTTCCTTTTAGTGCAACAAATTGAAACATTTCAGGATCTGGCTCAACCTACCTTTGTAGACTTTCTACACTAAACCTAAGGCACAGCTATGTGGGAATGGCTTCTGTCCTCAAATGCTCTTCCATTAACTCCTTTAAAAGGCTATTATTATAGATTAAACAATCATTCCCTCTGGGAGTCTGTGAAATTGAGCTAGCACAATTTCACTACATTTCCCAAAATCCCGCGCTGCGTCCCAAACTCCTCCTACAGGAGAACAAAACGGAAACATGCGACGGTAAACAACATTCTCTGCTAACAAGCTCACATTACATTGATTTACTACGGTTTTATTGCCCTCATTTTGCTGTATAATATGCATGCATATATGAAGTGTTTATATAATCGTGTTGCCAAAAGCTGTCTGTCACCTGCATTACTAACATTGTGTAGATGGAATGCGAtgcactaacgttagctagccaacgtCAGCTACTCCAGTGATAGCTGCACCGTTAAAATCGGTTGCTAAAATCAGTTGTATATTTAATGAAAATGTATAGAGTAATGTGTATGACACCAAcgcatatactgtgtgtgtgtgtgtgtgtgtgtgtgtgtgtgtgtgtgtgtgtgtgtgtgtgtgtgtgtgtgtgtgtgtgtgtgtgtgtgtgtgtgtgcgcgtgtgttttACAGTAAGACCTGTCATTTGTGTGAGGAACGGGACAGAGACCGCGCCACAGTCTCCTCCTACACAGCAGCTGGACACGGACTTCAACATAGACAGGtgagcctccacacacacacacacacacacacacacacacacacacacacacacacacacacacacacacacacacacacacacacacacacacacacacacacacacacacaatagcatcAACCACACAGTTTACATACAATAGCCTACACTCCtactaaataataataatttgatttggatttctatagcgctttttttttttttttaccaacttAAAGCTCAAAGTGCTTTACATAGTAAGGGAGAAACTCACCTCATCCAACTGTTTATTTTCTTCTACAGCATTACAATAGCAAGTTGCAACAGCCCCActatttacatattcttatatGTCTGAACTGACCTCAGGGGAGGGTCTACATTCTGCTGTGCATTCCAGTACAGGTTCACCTaaggacagccagccagccaatgaTTTGTCAACGTCTAGACACATGAACTCGTCAATTTACCTTAACCCAAGCCGTTAATTAAGCAATGTCTAAAAGTCAGAGAATAAGACAAGAATTCCTCAACTCTCGTGTTTTACCTGATTGACTCTTGAGTTTTACCTGAAATGATCTAGGCATAATAACTAAATTATTAAGTATTACTGCTAAATGTCATTATGTACTTTCAGACCACATTCAGAGAGACTAGACTTTTAGACCTCTCGTGTGTTGTCCCAGATGTGTTGCCAAGAGGAAGTGTTTTGCACCTGTGGCGCTGTACAAGCCTTTGGGGAGCAGGCTACCTGGGTGAGGAGTATATCCCAGTTCCAGGCTCACCAGAACGGGGGGAGGGAGCTGGCCAGTCTTAGGGAGTTGGGGCTCTCAGACCTGGAGATAGAACTGTGGTTCCCCAGAGACCAGCCTTAAAACACTGAGAAGgtgaatgttatttatttatatcATTTATGCCATTTACTACCAGGGGACAGTACATTTGGACAGCCGCATAGAAGGAAGAATAGGTAAAAATAGTGAAGAGAAGGTGATTGTTGCTTCCCAGACAGTGGGCAAAGTGGTTGAAATGATGTCTCTACAACCAGGTTGTAATAATGTCCTTTTAACCAGTTTTGCACCACTGTTTTTGCCAGCTGCTGGATGTAACGACGAGATGTTTAATGTATAGAGAcaatgtgtgtggttgtggttatcAATTACACCTCCTGAGAAGGAATACAGAGCCTGTATTTAAACCCAACATTGTCAAAATGTTAGTGATATTGACTGATCAACTATGGGTGTGTTGTCAGACATGAAAAATATCCTGGTGATGTGGCCTGATATTGATTATTTGACTCAGGCATCCATCCAAACTGGAAGAGATCAGGGTGTAACTTTCCTCAACTCTATTTACTTCAATACTCACTGATAAAAGGATGCTATTATTATTCCAGCTGTATTACCGGTTGGACTCATTGAACAACATGGTCAAGTAGGcagctgtgttgtgtgtgtgcttcaGGCAGCCACGTTGTGTGTTCTGCCCTACAGGGTcatggggtgggtgtgtgtgcccCCGGGGTGCGGCAGCAGCGTCTGCAGGTGATCCAGGACAAGATGGCGGCTCGGGCAGAGCTCATGTCAATCCACATTGCTTCTCAGCCAGCCGACCCCTGTCCCGCAGAGAGATGGAGGTCGAGAAGGCCCTGTTCCATGGTAATGACCACCAGGGCTTCCTCACTGCACTCTATCACCAAGGTGGGATGATGTTATATATGCTAAGTGTCTGGTCGTTCACACTGCAACTCCCATAGACCAAGAGGTTAGAAAGGAGTTAGAACGAAAAGGAGTTATGGAGGCGTTTGAACAAGTCCTATGTGTGTTGGAAGTGTCTTTGAAATTCCTTGAAAAGACACGATAGGAGTTGGGTGCTGGGCTTGAGCCGGAAAATATAATGACAATATTTTCTTatctaaatgttttatttttaatgaCCTTGGCATCactgtgttttttgtgtgtgtattttgtgtaTATGTTGAATGTTTTGTGTTGTTGGTGGCTGTCATCTATTGAAAATATAAAGTCAAATGTTTCAAAGAAATAAAGGAATTCAGCTGTCCATCATCCTGTTAGTCATTTGCCATATTGAAATCTGACAGTAAGCAATTACCCTGTATTGATGTgtaatattgttattattgttgcaaTATTTTTAGTTTTTAAATTACCCTGTAACTACCTAGTAAGTAGGCTACAAACTGTCATGGAGTACTAACACTTACCTGCTCACGTTTTTATGATTTTCCCTTAGAGGAAGATACCCTGGCTGACCAGCAGGGGGCATCCTCCTCAGACCT contains these protein-coding regions:
- the rbm41 gene encoding LOW QUALITY PROTEIN: RNA-binding protein 41 (The sequence of the model RefSeq protein was modified relative to this genomic sequence to represent the inferred CDS: inserted 2 bases in 2 codons; substituted 1 base at 1 genomic stop codon), yielding MAFDHTLCHDVARIKQSFPLGVCEIELAQFHYISQNPALRPKLLLQENKTETCDVRPVICVRNGTETAPQSPPTQQLDTDFNIDRCVAKRKCFAPVALYKPXGEQATWVRSISQFQAHQNGGRELASLRELGLSDLEIELWFPRDQPXNTEKGHGVGVCAPGVRQQRLQVIQDKMAARAELMSXPHCFSASRPLSRREMEVEKALFHGNDHQGFLTALYHQEEDTLADQQGASSSDLDSVQQGCPDFSYIGSTFSTLLPNAVYLIDWMVCTECYQLA